One genomic window of Candidatus Melainabacteria bacterium includes the following:
- a CDS encoding RNA polymerase sigma factor RpoD/SigA — MNRTAKKQTRGTRHTSKVSHELHEEEQFDDLIDFEDDDNSAAPAAGEEYIAVEAEEPASVEEDSLKIYLREIGRHRLLNGSEEIELGRAVRDGDPEARRRLIQANLRLVVSIAKRYNNRGLSFQDLIQEGGLGLIRAVEKFDPERGYKFSTYATWWIRQAITRALADKSRGIRVPVHVGESMSKLRKLVRAMVDEMGRKPTMDEIVARSGLSREKVMLTVGAFRELVSLDAKLRDESDTLLADMIEDKSLPHPETVAEEGLLSQHVNTLLSRLSSREQDIIRLRYGLERESPKSLEELSQLLGVSRERVRQIECRALKKLRKDDQARNLMDNLN, encoded by the coding sequence ATGAATCGAACAGCAAAAAAGCAAACTCGGGGCACCAGACACACGAGTAAGGTTAGCCACGAGTTGCATGAAGAAGAACAATTCGACGACCTCATTGATTTCGAGGACGACGACAATTCTGCAGCACCCGCCGCGGGCGAAGAATACATTGCAGTCGAGGCGGAAGAACCCGCGTCGGTTGAAGAAGATTCACTCAAGATATATCTGCGCGAAATCGGGCGCCATAGACTTTTGAACGGGTCGGAAGAAATCGAACTGGGTCGTGCCGTCAGAGACGGAGACCCGGAAGCTCGAAGACGGTTGATTCAAGCCAATTTACGTTTGGTGGTGAGCATTGCAAAACGCTACAATAACCGTGGACTGAGCTTTCAAGACCTGATTCAGGAAGGCGGATTGGGACTGATTCGCGCCGTTGAAAAATTCGATCCGGAACGCGGATATAAGTTCTCGACCTACGCGACATGGTGGATTCGCCAGGCTATCACACGCGCGCTGGCCGATAAGTCACGCGGCATTCGCGTGCCGGTGCACGTTGGAGAAAGCATGAGCAAGTTGCGTAAGCTGGTTCGCGCCATGGTCGATGAGATGGGACGCAAGCCGACAATGGACGAGATTGTTGCTCGCTCCGGTCTCAGTCGAGAAAAGGTCATGCTAACAGTGGGAGCTTTCCGCGAACTTGTTTCGCTTGACGCCAAGCTGAGAGACGAGTCTGATACACTCCTCGCCGATATGATTGAAGACAAATCATTGCCTCACCCCGAGACAGTCGCTGAGGAAGGGCTGTTAAGCCAACATGTGAACACGCTGCTATCGAGACTCAGCTCACGAGAGCAAGACATCATCAGACTGCGCTACGGATTAGAGCGAGAATCTCCAAAGAGTCTGGAGGAGTTGTCCCAGCTATTGGGAGTATCGCGCGAAAGAGTCAGACAGATCGAGTGTCGGGCCTTGAAGAAATTGCGCAAGGATGACCAGGCTAGAAATTTGATGGACAATCTGAACTGA
- a CDS encoding HAD family phosphatase: MEAIIFDIDGTLVDSVDYHAQAWQKAFDHFGKSFEFQAIRDQIGKGGDQLLPTFLTKSETDRIGEALKQHRSEIFKEHYLARVKPFSGVRELFERIREDGKRIGIGSSAHKDELEHHLKLCKVIDLVDAATSADDADKSKPHPDIFEAALSKLGETPQRTIVVGDSPYDAEAANKISMRTIGMLCGGFDRSILEEAGVVEIFETPSDLLKNYERSIINRQS, encoded by the coding sequence ATAGAAGCGATAATATTCGACATCGACGGAACACTGGTTGACTCAGTTGACTATCATGCTCAGGCGTGGCAGAAAGCCTTTGACCATTTCGGCAAAAGTTTTGAGTTTCAGGCGATTCGCGATCAAATTGGTAAAGGCGGTGATCAGTTACTGCCGACATTTTTGACGAAAAGCGAAACGGATCGAATCGGCGAGGCATTAAAACAGCATCGTTCGGAAATATTCAAAGAGCACTATTTGGCCAGAGTAAAACCCTTTAGTGGAGTCCGTGAATTATTTGAACGCATCAGAGAAGATGGAAAACGAATCGGCATTGGTTCGTCAGCTCACAAAGATGAGCTCGAGCACCATCTCAAACTCTGCAAAGTCATAGATCTAGTCGACGCAGCCACCAGTGCTGATGATGCAGACAAGAGCAAACCACATCCGGACATATTCGAAGCAGCACTGAGCAAGCTTGGTGAAACGCCACAACGCACAATTGTTGTTGGCGACTCGCCGTACGATGCTGAAGCAGCAAACAAAATAAGCATGCGCACAATCGGAATGTTATGCGGTGGATTTGACCGCTCAATACTGGAAGAAGCAGGAGTGGTGGAGATTTTCGAAACACCTTCCGACCTGCTGAAAAACTACGAGCGATCGATAATAAACCGCCAGAGTTAG
- a CDS encoding DUF2225 domain-containing protein has product MKPQYRFRLLLTAALACIFLPAPTLFAQASAAWQADLESAEKFYLSGDDVQSKKLYEQALNEVPDDTARATVFNQMGVAQNQKHRFSDAQKSFSQAVELRKKVLGENDPATLQAMSNLALATYKSGDEVDAEKIYLDCIARKRKVSPKSESLAKSLTNLANLYTDERNCTEAKKCYLEAADVDSAIFGSNSAEAGVDLFNVGVMLQKCQQPSEALVYLDKAHAIFAALGDKYGQVRALHYSSLSHGDMKNYEKASQCSARALAMHEELKGKGHPDTIVHLLAAGDALFAASKYDEAEKLYLQALHNVRSSEHPNNVRLTECNLALAQLYRKENRLDDSEQYFKKALIHYEDLSKKEKRDLYELPLAYSQLLNELQQGEESEHLNHKYLHVYAPDRAR; this is encoded by the coding sequence TTGAAACCCCAATATAGATTCAGATTATTATTGACGGCTGCTCTGGCATGTATATTTCTGCCTGCGCCCACTCTTTTCGCGCAGGCGAGTGCGGCATGGCAAGCAGACCTTGAAAGTGCTGAAAAATTCTATTTGAGCGGTGACGACGTTCAAAGTAAGAAGCTTTACGAGCAGGCTCTTAATGAAGTTCCCGATGATACCGCACGTGCTACCGTTTTCAATCAAATGGGTGTGGCGCAAAATCAGAAGCATCGATTTTCTGATGCTCAAAAGAGCTTCAGTCAGGCTGTCGAATTGCGCAAGAAAGTGCTCGGTGAAAATGATCCAGCCACACTTCAAGCAATGTCTAATCTGGCTCTTGCCACTTATAAAAGTGGGGACGAGGTCGACGCAGAAAAAATCTACCTTGACTGTATAGCTCGTAAACGTAAGGTTTCGCCAAAGTCTGAATCTCTGGCCAAATCATTGACTAATCTGGCTAATTTGTACACAGACGAGCGCAATTGCACAGAAGCCAAGAAGTGTTATCTGGAAGCTGCAGACGTCGACAGTGCAATTTTTGGCAGCAACAGCGCCGAGGCCGGGGTTGATTTGTTCAACGTCGGGGTGATGCTACAGAAGTGTCAGCAGCCCAGCGAAGCATTAGTCTATTTAGACAAGGCACATGCCATATTTGCAGCTCTCGGAGATAAGTATGGGCAAGTTCGTGCATTGCACTACAGCAGCCTCAGTCATGGTGACATGAAGAATTACGAGAAGGCTTCTCAGTGTTCAGCACGTGCGCTGGCAATGCACGAAGAGTTAAAAGGCAAAGGGCATCCTGATACGATTGTTCATCTGCTCGCCGCCGGTGATGCTCTGTTTGCCGCTTCAAAATATGACGAGGCTGAGAAGCTCTATCTGCAGGCTTTACATAACGTCAGGTCGTCTGAGCATCCAAACAATGTTCGCTTGACTGAGTGTAATCTCGCACTCGCGCAACTGTATAGAAAAGAGAATCGTCTTGATGATTCCGAACAATATTTCAAGAAAGCTCTGATTCACTACGAAGATCTCAGCAAGAAGGAAAAGCGTGACCTTTACGAGCTTCCACTCGCCTATTCGCAACTGTTGAACGAATTGCAACAGGGCGAGGAGAGCGAGCATCTAAATCATAAATATTTGCATGTATACGCGCCCGATCGGGCGAGGTAG
- a CDS encoding flap endonuclease produces the protein MKVHLVDGTYELFRHYFAVPHSTDATGQEIAAVRGVLSSVLSMLSKGTTHLAVATDHVIESFRNDLYPYYKTGEGIAPDLFSQFPIIEDALESMGVAVWRMVEFEADDALASGAARAAEDSRVEQVVICTPDKDLAQSVVGDRVVQLDRRREILRNEAGIIEKFGVRPASIPDFLALVGDTADGYPGIPGWGAKAAASVLLLYNHFENIPQNPDQWDKTIRNSKKLAGILFDSWDEAILYRTLATLKTDIQLFDNVDHLRWLGPKSDFEQLCTRLRSPDLFKRATALAAKKAPV, from the coding sequence ATGAAAGTACACCTGGTCGACGGTACCTACGAGCTGTTTCGTCACTATTTTGCAGTGCCTCACTCTACCGATGCTACAGGGCAAGAGATTGCTGCAGTGAGAGGCGTCCTCAGCTCAGTTCTCTCTATGCTGAGTAAGGGAACTACACATCTTGCTGTGGCTACAGACCACGTCATTGAGTCATTTCGGAATGATTTATATCCCTACTATAAAACTGGTGAAGGAATCGCGCCTGATTTATTTTCTCAGTTTCCAATTATTGAAGATGCTCTCGAGTCCATGGGGGTGGCTGTCTGGCGCATGGTGGAATTTGAAGCGGATGATGCATTAGCTTCGGGAGCAGCACGCGCGGCTGAAGATTCTCGTGTTGAGCAGGTTGTTATCTGTACGCCTGACAAAGATCTGGCACAGAGTGTTGTTGGTGACCGTGTCGTCCAGCTTGATCGCCGGCGTGAAATCCTCCGCAACGAAGCGGGGATTATAGAAAAGTTTGGCGTCAGACCGGCTTCGATTCCCGACTTTCTTGCCCTGGTTGGTGACACCGCTGATGGTTATCCTGGTATTCCCGGTTGGGGAGCAAAAGCCGCGGCCTCTGTGTTGCTTCTATACAATCACTTTGAAAATATTCCCCAAAATCCCGATCAGTGGGACAAGACTATTCGCAACAGCAAAAAACTGGCCGGCATCTTATTTGACTCGTGGGATGAAGCCATACTCTATCGCACACTTGCCACCCTGAAGACGGATATTCAACTGTTCGACAATGTTGACCATTTGCGCTGGCTGGGACCGAAGTCAGATTTTGAGCAGCTCTGTACTCGCTTAAGGTCTCCGGATTTGTTTAAACGAGCTACTGCACTTGCCGCAAAGAAAGCGCCCGTATGA
- a CDS encoding N-acetyltransferase has product MSATVRQLTIEDYEASEHVIKTSFSDRLRMPDPDLFLGGGSLKGRFLMDPEGVFGAEENGEIVGVNIATTWGSSGYFGPLAVAPTRQGQGIAQQLLMPVMSLFHKRNVTNAGLFTFPDSAQHICLYKKFGFMPRFLTAIMSKPLESTPSKEVRVWSYAGFREAEQADFRQSARELTDQIYPGLDLQREISIVHELGLGDTVFIGSDTLDGFAICHYGEGSEAKRGSMYIKFAAARPGSNSSVLFNSLLMACESTARKAGVTKIAAGVSTARDGAFECMLGAGYKIDYLGVYMHKPNEPGYCRPDVYAIDDWR; this is encoded by the coding sequence GTGTCCGCCACAGTACGACAACTGACAATTGAAGATTATGAAGCATCTGAACACGTAATCAAAACGAGTTTCAGTGACAGATTGCGCATGCCTGATCCTGATCTTTTCCTCGGCGGTGGCAGTCTGAAAGGGCGTTTCCTGATGGACCCTGAGGGCGTTTTCGGTGCGGAGGAAAACGGCGAGATTGTCGGCGTCAATATCGCTACAACCTGGGGAAGCTCCGGTTACTTTGGTCCTCTAGCGGTCGCACCGACGCGCCAGGGACAAGGCATAGCACAGCAGCTCTTGATGCCTGTCATGAGCCTTTTCCATAAGCGCAACGTGACCAACGCTGGACTATTCACTTTTCCAGATAGCGCTCAACACATTTGTTTGTACAAAAAGTTCGGATTCATGCCCCGCTTCCTTACCGCTATCATGTCCAAGCCACTTGAATCGACGCCGTCAAAAGAGGTGAGAGTATGGAGCTATGCTGGTTTTAGAGAAGCCGAGCAAGCCGATTTTCGCCAATCAGCACGAGAACTGACAGACCAGATCTACCCGGGCTTAGACCTGCAGAGGGAAATTTCCATTGTGCACGAACTGGGTCTGGGAGATACTGTCTTCATAGGCTCGGATACGTTAGATGGATTTGCCATTTGTCACTATGGAGAGGGCTCCGAGGCCAAGCGCGGCTCTATGTACATCAAATTCGCGGCTGCACGACCAGGGTCTAACAGCTCCGTCTTGTTCAACAGTTTGCTGATGGCATGCGAATCAACTGCTCGTAAAGCTGGTGTGACAAAAATTGCCGCCGGTGTCAGCACCGCGCGTGATGGCGCCTTCGAATGCATGCTTGGAGCCGGATACAAGATCGATTATCTCGGCGTTTACATGCACAAACCCAATGAACCGGGCTATTGCAGACCGGATGTCTACGCCATTGACGACTGGCGCTGA
- a CDS encoding response regulator transcription factor, whose amino-acid sequence MAKILVVEDDKELVEVLQEWLVGEHHIVDVVNDGKEGCERLRMYDYDIAILDWQLPGMDGPDIVRHYRGTGGNIPLLMLTGKTDYLDKEQGLDSGADDYLTKPFHPRELSARLRALLRRSGANRTDSVLTAGDLTLDPQAFKVMKGDKELSFLPREFALLEFFMRHPNEVFGQEAILNHVWSSESDAAPDTVRVHITRLRSKIDNPGEKSFIHTVHRVGYRFEPPQK is encoded by the coding sequence ATGGCAAAAATTCTTGTTGTCGAAGACGATAAGGAACTGGTCGAAGTGCTGCAAGAATGGCTGGTCGGAGAACATCATATTGTTGATGTTGTGAACGATGGCAAAGAGGGCTGCGAACGTCTTCGCATGTATGACTACGACATTGCCATTCTCGATTGGCAACTGCCCGGTATGGATGGTCCCGATATCGTGCGTCACTATCGCGGCACTGGTGGCAATATACCCCTGCTCATGTTGACCGGTAAAACGGACTATCTTGATAAGGAGCAGGGGTTAGATTCCGGTGCCGACGATTATTTGACGAAGCCGTTTCATCCCAGGGAGCTTTCAGCCAGGTTGCGGGCCCTGTTGCGGCGCTCTGGTGCTAACCGAACAGATTCTGTGTTAACGGCCGGTGACCTCACCCTCGACCCGCAGGCATTCAAAGTGATGAAGGGTGACAAAGAACTCTCTTTCTTGCCACGTGAATTCGCTCTGCTCGAGTTTTTCATGCGTCATCCCAACGAGGTTTTTGGCCAGGAGGCGATACTTAATCATGTCTGGTCTTCGGAATCTGATGCTGCACCGGATACAGTGCGAGTACACATCACTCGTTTGCGCAGCAAAATAGACAACCCCGGTGAGAAGTCATTCATTCACACTGTTCATCGTGTCGGCTATCGTTTCGAGCCGCCGCAAAAGTAA
- a CDS encoding WG repeat-containing protein has product MANKTQLLAPIAICISLLSGCNSTSTSTTNTATTTATSATSAPIEAPKATGPERWGYLDKAGKWAIKPQFDQAETFSEQKAAVRFGDQWGFINKTGDLCVKPIFKKVHKFSDGMAAAVDDYKWGFIDEKGDLVIKPDYKGASEFSEGMGAVNSDEKWGFVDKTGKVVVNPQYEAVGPFSEGYAAVKPPGGKWGYIDKTGAEVVPQTYDDAKPFSQGLAAVCTENKWGYVNDKGKLLIAARFAKAWPFKDSIAEVRNEEDKVGFIDKDGVVVWKNAYESREQFPEKRGLLQEAGKWGYLNEKGANVIPFKFDEAADFSGGRAMVRVKGKYGFIDPKGALVIPAKYIHAKSFEDGLAAASVSASSLPKEAAPAAPKTDAGKSTTDNSKAAPSTTSATPTDTKAK; this is encoded by the coding sequence ATGGCCAACAAAACACAGTTATTAGCACCGATCGCGATTTGCATCTCATTACTATCCGGTTGTAATTCAACTTCCACATCAACGACAAATACAGCCACAACGACCGCGACATCGGCAACGAGTGCTCCCATCGAGGCACCAAAGGCGACTGGTCCCGAGCGCTGGGGCTACCTGGACAAAGCAGGCAAATGGGCAATCAAACCTCAATTCGATCAAGCCGAAACTTTTTCCGAGCAGAAGGCTGCGGTGAGGTTCGGCGATCAGTGGGGCTTCATCAACAAAACTGGTGACTTGTGCGTCAAGCCGATTTTCAAAAAAGTGCACAAATTTTCTGATGGTATGGCTGCAGCTGTCGACGATTACAAGTGGGGATTTATTGATGAGAAAGGCGATCTTGTCATCAAACCTGACTACAAAGGCGCAAGCGAATTTTCAGAAGGCATGGGTGCGGTCAATTCGGATGAGAAATGGGGATTTGTCGACAAAACCGGCAAAGTCGTAGTCAATCCGCAGTATGAAGCGGTAGGACCATTCTCTGAAGGATATGCGGCTGTTAAGCCACCTGGCGGCAAATGGGGCTATATCGACAAAACAGGAGCGGAAGTTGTTCCTCAGACATATGATGATGCCAAGCCATTTTCGCAAGGATTAGCCGCGGTCTGTACCGAAAACAAATGGGGTTACGTCAATGACAAAGGCAAATTGTTGATTGCGGCGCGATTTGCCAAAGCCTGGCCGTTTAAAGACTCTATTGCCGAAGTTAGAAACGAAGAAGACAAAGTCGGATTCATCGATAAAGATGGAGTTGTTGTCTGGAAAAACGCCTACGAATCTCGCGAACAGTTTCCGGAAAAACGTGGACTGTTGCAAGAAGCCGGAAAGTGGGGGTACCTCAATGAGAAAGGCGCCAACGTCATTCCGTTCAAATTTGACGAAGCCGCAGATTTCAGCGGCGGACGGGCGATGGTGCGTGTAAAGGGCAAATACGGATTCATCGATCCAAAAGGTGCGCTTGTGATACCAGCCAAATATATCCACGCTAAATCGTTTGAAGATGGTCTGGCTGCTGCATCAGTTTCGGCTTCCTCTTTACCGAAAGAAGCCGCGCCGGCCGCACCGAAAACTGACGCTGGCAAGTCGACAACTGACAACTCTAAAGCTGCGCCATCGACAACATCAGCAACTCCAACCGACACAAAAGCTAAGTAA
- the polX gene encoding DNA polymerase/3'-5' exonuclease PolX has product MLDKFAIAAALREIGILLELKGENPYKARAYENGAATVEGIPEELSQVIDEKRLTRYKGIGDALAAKIAELHNTGRSTLLEELRKELPPGIIELSQVPGLSTRKIQLLHDALGISSIAELKMACEIDAVSKIKGFGEKSQLKILEGIKEYESRDESILLVDARQLCRQLTDYLKFVEGISAVEVTGSIRRWKESVRNFNVLVCATRPARVFEALEKFPLVTKVLEKDEARMIVRLANGLKINLFVSSKDNLPYAQLRETGSNSHVEQLMEIAGAKGYSLDATGLRQGNRKIICASEKDIYNQLGLPYIPPELREADGELEEIASGNDFSDLICLEDIQGMTHCHSTYSDGRNSIEEMALAAQEMGMKYITITDHSPSAHYAGGVTIDKLKRQWEEIDRVQEKVEIKILKGTESDILDSGALDYPDEVLNQFDILIGSIHSRLKMDEDQMTRRLVHCMRLPQFKIWGHALGRLVLRRPPLSCRLEEVLDAAAESNVAIEVNGDPYRLDMEARWIKLARKRGIKFVISTDAHGIRDLQNLKYGVHMARRGGLSRQEVLNALPVDKFKQAVLPRRQGH; this is encoded by the coding sequence GTGCTCGACAAATTTGCCATTGCCGCCGCATTGCGTGAAATTGGAATTTTGCTCGAACTAAAGGGCGAAAATCCATACAAAGCCCGTGCCTATGAGAACGGCGCCGCGACAGTGGAGGGTATACCAGAGGAACTCAGCCAGGTGATCGACGAAAAACGTCTGACCAGATATAAAGGTATCGGAGATGCCCTGGCCGCCAAAATTGCCGAACTTCATAACACCGGTCGCTCGACCCTTTTGGAAGAGCTTCGCAAAGAACTGCCGCCCGGAATAATCGAACTGTCTCAAGTTCCCGGTTTGAGCACCAGGAAAATTCAACTCCTCCATGATGCCCTGGGCATCTCTTCAATTGCTGAACTTAAGATGGCGTGTGAAATCGACGCTGTCAGCAAAATAAAGGGCTTCGGTGAAAAGTCTCAACTGAAAATCCTCGAGGGCATCAAAGAGTACGAGTCGCGAGACGAGAGTATTCTCCTGGTAGACGCTCGCCAACTTTGCCGACAATTGACAGACTATTTGAAATTCGTCGAGGGCATAAGCGCTGTTGAAGTGACTGGTTCAATCAGGCGCTGGAAAGAATCGGTAAGGAATTTCAATGTACTCGTCTGTGCAACAAGACCAGCCAGAGTTTTCGAAGCTCTGGAGAAGTTTCCCCTCGTCACAAAAGTGCTGGAGAAAGACGAAGCAAGAATGATTGTCCGCCTTGCAAACGGGCTTAAGATCAATCTTTTTGTTTCATCGAAAGACAACCTCCCCTATGCACAACTGAGAGAAACTGGCTCTAATAGCCACGTTGAGCAACTCATGGAGATTGCAGGCGCAAAAGGATACAGTCTTGACGCAACAGGACTCAGGCAAGGCAACCGAAAGATTATCTGCGCATCTGAAAAGGACATTTATAACCAACTGGGATTGCCTTACATTCCACCTGAACTGCGCGAAGCTGACGGCGAACTCGAAGAGATAGCCAGCGGCAATGATTTCTCAGACTTGATCTGTCTTGAAGATATTCAAGGAATGACTCACTGCCATTCTACTTATTCGGACGGCCGCAACAGCATCGAAGAAATGGCTCTGGCAGCACAGGAAATGGGGATGAAATACATAACCATTACAGATCATTCGCCCTCGGCGCACTATGCAGGCGGCGTCACGATCGACAAACTGAAGCGACAGTGGGAAGAAATCGATCGGGTTCAGGAGAAGGTCGAGATCAAAATTTTGAAGGGCACCGAATCCGATATCTTAGATTCGGGAGCACTCGATTATCCAGACGAAGTGTTGAACCAGTTCGACATTCTGATTGGCAGCATCCACTCACGCCTGAAAATGGACGAAGATCAGATGACCAGGCGACTGGTTCATTGTATGCGTTTGCCTCAGTTTAAAATTTGGGGACACGCCCTCGGTCGCCTCGTGCTCAGACGCCCGCCACTCTCATGCCGCCTGGAAGAAGTTCTCGATGCTGCGGCCGAATCGAATGTCGCCATAGAAGTAAACGGTGATCCCTATCGCCTGGATATGGAAGCGCGCTGGATCAAGCTAGCGCGCAAACGTGGCATCAAATTCGTTATCTCCACCGATGCACACGGCATAAGGGATCTTCAGAACTTGAAATACGGTGTGCACATGGCTCGGCGTGGGGGACTATCTCGCCAGGAAGTATTGAATGCACTGCCCGTGGATAAGTTCAAGCAGGCTGTACTCCCCAGGCGACAGGGGCACTGA
- a CDS encoding alpha/beta hydrolase gives MNATISKPLLTKRRAHGVDGKLAAAAAICCAFLFNFNAPAQAGDMNITTIGNQQIRTADRNPVFFVTDRKETIEGDKVRFVDGRSSKLNYGISYPDADSDNKIKTLVFDNADQFYAELAKYDKGEPICFLHGYHRNFKTSVQLGFETAKGLNRPIVLFSWPTRNSYVKYFVDETNAEWAGPHFAAFLNELGNHVPSRNITLIAHSVGAKVITSAFQTLALNRSSSDLPKFGKVLMCSPDIDRDIFVEQAPLVKLFGSDVRIYVSARDKRIALSNFFHGGYRIGSATKLRNIEGIEIVNFEAEDKGRFGHSIPYALLSRALKGEVAASAEHTSTKSFQPLVP, from the coding sequence ATGAATGCCACCATAAGCAAACCATTACTAACAAAACGAAGAGCTCACGGGGTCGATGGGAAGCTCGCTGCGGCAGCGGCTATATGCTGCGCATTCCTTTTCAATTTCAATGCACCGGCTCAGGCTGGCGACATGAACATTACTACCATAGGCAACCAGCAAATCAGAACTGCCGATAGAAACCCAGTCTTCTTTGTCACCGATAGAAAAGAGACTATTGAAGGTGACAAGGTACGGTTTGTAGACGGGCGCTCATCAAAACTCAATTATGGTATCAGCTATCCTGACGCTGATTCAGACAACAAGATCAAGACACTTGTTTTTGACAATGCCGACCAGTTTTATGCTGAACTGGCGAAATACGACAAAGGTGAACCGATCTGTTTTCTGCACGGCTATCACCGCAATTTCAAAACATCTGTGCAATTAGGGTTTGAGACAGCAAAGGGACTCAACAGACCCATTGTTCTGTTCTCGTGGCCAACGCGCAACAGCTACGTGAAGTATTTCGTTGACGAGACTAATGCCGAATGGGCCGGTCCTCATTTCGCAGCATTTCTAAACGAACTGGGTAATCATGTTCCCAGTCGCAATATTACTCTCATCGCTCACAGTGTAGGCGCGAAAGTGATCACTTCTGCTTTCCAGACTCTAGCTTTGAATCGCTCTTCAAGCGATCTGCCAAAGTTCGGCAAAGTACTGATGTGTTCACCAGACATCGACCGCGACATTTTTGTAGAGCAAGCACCTCTAGTGAAATTGTTTGGATCTGACGTGCGCATCTACGTTTCAGCCAGGGACAAGCGCATTGCACTTTCCAACTTCTTTCATGGCGGTTACAGAATCGGCTCAGCAACTAAACTTCGGAACATTGAAGGCATTGAAATCGTAAACTTTGAAGCGGAAGATAAGGGTCGTTTTGGTCACTCAATTCCATACGCGCTTCTCTCGAGAGCACTGAAGGGTGAAGTCGCAGCTTCAGCAGAACATACCTCGACTAAGTCTTTTCAGCCACTTGTGCCCTGA